GTCTTAGAAATCGACCCTGGAGAATATGGAATCCTGGCCGAAAAACACCAAGAAGATGTCACCCTCTCTTTTACCTGTGCGGTCTTTGCTGAATCAGAACTCATCGGACTCATTGCCCAGGGTAAAACCAAAGCAGATTTGGCTGCGGCGGTTTGTCAGGCGGTGGCAAAACAGGTCGTAAGGATGGCTGAACGATTGAACATAAACCCACCCCTGGCCATCACCGGAGGGGTGGCGCAAAATCGAGGAGTCCTTTATTTTCTGGAAAAGGAAATTGGCCTTAAACCCCTGGTTCCTCCAGAACCCCTCCTCACCGGGGCTTTAGGAGCCTGCTTATCCACTTAGCGGTGCATCTCCATGGTCTTCCGTTCAATGTACATGCTGGAGAGCACCGACAGAAGAATAACCAGGCCAAAGAACACGTAGGTCCAGAAATAGGGAATGCGCAGGACCACAAGGCCATTTTCAATCACCGAGATGGTAGTGGCACCCAGGAATATTCCCAGCATATTTCCCATCCCTCCCCGCAGCGACGTTCCTCCCACCACACTCGCGGCCACAGCCTTGAGTTCCCAACCGTCGCCAGTGCGGGAGGTGAAACAGGCCAGCCGTCCAATTTGGGCGCAGGCCACAAACCCGCAGAGTAAACCCACCACGATAAAACACACCGTTTTCACCCAATCGGTGTTGATGCCCATGGCCCGGGCTGCATCTTTATTATCACCGGTGGCATAGATCCAGTTTCCAAAACGGTGGCGATGAAGGATGATTCCCAGAATAGCAGCAAAAATGGCAAACCAGAAGAACTGCACCGGTAAAAATTTTCCGATTTGTCCGTTAAAGAAAGCGAGAAAATATGAAGCCGCAGGATTCCCAAGCGCCGAAACATCACAGGCAGTCTGTTCTCCTCCCGAAAGGAGCACGGTCAAGCCTCGCCAGAACATCATGGTCCCCAGGGTGGTGATGAAGGAGGGAATTCCGGCCCGCACGGTGATGAGGGCATTGAGCAACCCCAGCAGTCCTCCCACCGCCACCGTCACCAGCGCCGTGATAAAAAGGGGCAGACGCAACTCAAAAAGCTTGAGAAAAATAAATGAGCAGAAGGCGAGGATTGAACCCACCGAAAGGTCGAACTCTCCACCAATCATGAGCATTCCCACCCCCAGGGCAATGATGCTAAATTCGGCCCCCAAGGACAGAAGCACCCTAAGGTTATCGGGGTCTACGAAACGGTGTTCGGGTGAAAAAATCGCAAAAAGGATCACAATGAGAACCAAAACGAAAAGCACACTGGTGGAACGAGAGAACAAAAACCGCTTCAGGTAGCTGGTGCTCCCCTGCATCCCTTCCTCCCCCTTCTATATCGCCACAAAGGCACTCTTCAAAACCAGCTCTGAAAGTCCCTGAGGGGAAGTCTCTTCCTTTTTCACATCTGCCA
This portion of the Atribacterota bacterium genome encodes:
- a CDS encoding ABC transporter permease encodes the protein MQGSTSYLKRFLFSRSTSVLFVLVLIVILFAIFSPEHRFVDPDNLRVLLSLGAEFSIIALGVGMLMIGGEFDLSVGSILAFCSFIFLKLFELRLPLFITALVTVAVGGLLGLLNALITVRAGIPSFITTLGTMMFWRGLTVLLSGGEQTACDVSALGNPAASYFLAFFNGQIGKFLPVQFFWFAIFAAILGIILHRHRFGNWIYATGDNKDAARAMGINTDWVKTVCFIVVGLLCGFVACAQIGRLACFTSRTGDGWELKAVAASVVGGTSLRGGMGNMLGIFLGATTISVIENGLVVLRIPYFWTYVFFGLVILLSVLSSMYIERKTMEMHR